The following are encoded together in the Humulus lupulus chromosome 5, drHumLupu1.1, whole genome shotgun sequence genome:
- the LOC133777996 gene encoding probable purine permease 11, protein MEPVRELQLQTRVEDHGHGQNPNTDISMPSATYRFSLPKLIHYKWWIRVMIYIVFIIAGQSAATLLGRLYYDKGGNSKWIATIVQSAGFPILIPLLLFFSSPIKPTRTQPNKVKLSSLALLYVFFGLILTLDNLLYSYGLLYLPVSTYSLLCATQLAFNALFSFFLNSQNFTPFILNSLVLLTTSASLLALNADSDEDSSTKISKRKYVIGFLTTLGASATYSLYLSLVQLSFQKIIRAETFSSVLNMQIYPSFVASCGCIVGLFASGEWRGLGKEMKEYQESKVSYVMTLIWIALTWQICSVGLLGLIFEVSSLFSNVISTLALPVIPILAVIFFHDKMNGLKVIAMVLAIWGFLSYIYQHYLDDLKHKADKSNSSDSEIISGRTV, encoded by the exons ATGGAGCCTGTAAGAGAGCTTCAACTTCAAACCAGAG TTGAAGACCATGGCCATGGCCAAAATCCAAACACAGACATCTCTATGCCTTCTGCCACTTATCGATTTTCGCTTCCTAAGCTCATTCACTACAAGTGGTGGATCCGGGTGATGATCTACATCGTTTTCATAATAGCCGGCCAATCTGCAGCCACTCTCTTGGGAAGATTGTACTATGACAAAGGTGGGAACAGTAAATGGATAGCAACAATAGTCCAATCAGCTGGCTTCCCAATTCTGATACCTCTTCTACTCTTCTTCTCATCACCAATCAAACCAACTAGAACACAACCAAACAAAGTCAAACTCTCTTCTCTAGCTCTCCTTTACGTATTCTTTGGCCTAATTTTGACACTAGATAATTTGTTGTATTCATATGGACTCCTTTACTTGCCTGTATCCACTTACTCCCTACTATGTGCCACCCAATTGGCTTTCAATGCCTTGTTTTCCTTCTTTCTCAACTCTCAAAATTTTACCCCTTTTATACTCAACTCTCTTGTCCTTCTCACCACATCTGCTTCCCTTCTTGCACTCAATGCAGACTCAGATGAAGACTCAAGCACTAAAATCTCTAAGCGAAAATACGTGATAGGCTTCTTAACTACTCTTGGAGCCTCTGCAACCTATTCCTTGTACCTTTCCTTAGTTCAACTCTCTTTCCAGAAGATCATAAGGGCAGAGACATTTTCTAGTGTGTTGAATATGCAAATCTACCCTTCTTTTGTTGCTTCATGTGGTTGCATTGTGGGACTTTTCGCTAGTGGGGAATGGCGAGGCTTGGGGAAAGAGATGAAGGAATACCAAGAGAGTAAGGTCTCATATGTTATGACATTGATTTGGATTGCTTTGACATGGCAGATTTGTTCTGTGGGCTTGTTGGGTTTGATATTTGAGGTGTCTTCTCTCTTCTCCAATGTTATAAGTACCTTGGCTTTGCCTGTAATTCCCATTCTGGCTGTGATTTTCTTTCATGATAAGATGAATGGGCTGAAGGTCATCGCTATGGTGTTGGCCATATGGGGTTTTCTTTCCTACATCTATCAACATTATCTTGATGACTTGAAACACAAGGCAGACAAAAGTAATAGCAGTGACAGTGAGATTATTTCTGGGAGAACAGTTTAA
- the LOC133779817 gene encoding protein FAR1-RELATED SEQUENCE 5-like: MQFGGYERMPCQLRDVYNKVAHVKRKEKRCTDLDGALGYLDCLSKRDPNLFIQYQCDVENRLGNLFWADGYSRRDFVAFGEVIGFDTTYMPNKYNKPLTIILGVNHHFKTCIFGMALLNSEDEQTYFWLLDKFIECHNHVTPKVVVTDGDGAIKNVVFKYFPNATHRLCAWHMCTNALKISKDPRFLQGFQNVMYNSYTIEEFMQKWGELLHNFDLHSSQWCTNTYHSCHSWAETYLRGNFFAGMRTNRRCESMNSSIKKFLHASYSLRELVTSIDVDMTKLRHIEREDDYNSRHSSPPIPSPKNALKTYHEQCAKLYTRNMYYKVADQIKAEHAYFVNNCEDNGESFSYSLSKFQHEDKVYNVHYHPQEDTFTCHCLLFETDDYPCRHIWVVMKYRHMKIVPQSLLLKRWSKNAKADLLLELKQHSTEK, translated from the coding sequence ATGCAGTTTGGTGGGTACGAAAGGATGCCTTGCCAGCTACGAGACGTTTACAACAAGGTCGCCCAtgttaaaagaaaagagaaaagatgTACAGATTTAGATGGTGCTTTGGGATATTTGGATTGTCTGTCAAAGAGGGATCCAAATTTATTCATTCAATATCAATGTGACGTGGAGAACAGATTGGGGAACCTATTCTGGGCGGACGGATATTCTCGACGGGATTTCGTCGCATTCGGTGAGGTTATTGGATTTGACACAACATATAtgccaaacaaatataataaaccCCTGACAATTATTTTGGGTGTCAATCATCATTTCAAGACCTGCATATTTGGAATGGCACTGCTTAACTCCGAGGATGAGCAAACTTACTTTTGGTTACTTGACAAATTTATTGAATGCCACAATCATGTAACACCAAAAGTTGTGGTGACAGATGGAGATGGAGCTATCAAAAATGTTGTCTTCAAGTACTTCCCAAATGCAACTCATCGGTTGTGTGCGTGGCACATGTGTACCAACGCTTTAAAAATTTCAAAAGACCCCCGATTCTTACAAGGATTTCAGAATGTCATGTACAACTCTTACACAATAGAGGAATTCATGCAAAAATGGGGGGAATTATTACACAATTTTGACCTCCATTCTAGCCAATGGTGCACCAACACTTATCACAGTTGTCATTCATGGGCAGAGACATACCTAAGAGGGAATTTTTTCGCCGGAATGCGGACCAACCGAAGATGTGAGTCCATGAattcaagtattaaaaaattcCTACATGCAAGTTATAGTCTCCGTGAATTGGTTACCTCGATTGACGTTGATATGACAAAGTTGAGGCACATCGAGAGAGAAGATGATTACAATAGTCGACATAGTAGTCCTCCAATACCAAgtcccaaaaatgctcttaagaCGTACCATGAGCAGTGTGCCAAATTATACACTAGAAATATGTACTATAAAGTGGCTGATCAAATCAAAGCGGAACATGCGTACTTTGTCAACAACTGTGAAGACAACGGTGAATCATTCTCCTACAGTTTGTCAAAATTCCAACACGAGGATAAAGTGTACAACGTTCATTACCACCCACAAGAGGATACATTCACCTGTCACTGCTTGCTTTTTGAGACAGACGACTATCCGTGTAGACATATTTGGGTTGTAATGAAATACCGTCATATGAAGATAGTACCACAGTCTCTCCTGCTGAAACGGTGGAGTAAGAATGCAAAAGCAGACCTCCTGCTCGAACTAAAGCAACACTCCACAGAAAAGTAA